TAACCGTCAACAGCAGCAGGATGGCATGTTTTTAACCTGTTTTCTGTTATCGAAATACCGCTTCAGGTTTTCCGGAAGCTCCTCCAGGGGCCCCGAAGTGAAAAACGGCAGGTCATCTATTTTCAACATGGCTTCCATGATGGCTTCGATCAGAAGCGGGAGGGGTACCGAAGGATAAACCTCGCCCCGGTAATGCCAATCACGACACTCAATTATGGCGTTTTTTTCCGTCAGATCTCCGCAGGAGGCGCACTCCGACTCGCGGATGTCCTGGGCGATGTCCCGGCCGTTTACCCGTATCGTCGGCGAGCTGAGCAGGGCCCTGGCCTGCGCCTCTTCCGGAGTCCGCACAACGGTCTCCCGGTACATCAACACCACGCCCAGAGCCTCAGCCACCGGTCT
This sequence is a window from bacterium. Protein-coding genes within it:
- a CDS encoding DUF2703 domain-containing protein, yielding MKEKETGWLVDTDPGCGCGCGPDRLQTSPENVQGTRAGRNILDVELLAIDLETCERCVPTGEQLRTAVRLLRPVAEALGVVLMYRETVVRTPEEAQARALLSSPTIRVNGRDIAQDIRESECASCGDLTEKNAIIECRDWHYRGEVYPSVPLPLLIEAIMEAMLKIDDLPFFTSGPLEELPENLKRYFDNRKQVKNMPSCCC